A single genomic interval of Salinarchaeum sp. IM2453 harbors:
- a CDS encoding type II CAAX prenyl endopeptidase Rce1 family protein, translating to MILVVLLFLWYGPLSAKDIGLTLDQRSDTVVSAVIATLGVIIFKGSIAVSVNGGPTYDGPPFDSVAAEELLFQTIMAPVAQELLYTGVLLSLLIVALGEQKEDQTFSWNHVIVLAIALTAFSHGIRFGLIYDGGFQFTVESFLFPFIGKLVYAWLRLSTGSLLFPVIAFSLSNLATWALPYLLS from the coding sequence ATGATCTTGGTGGTACTACTCTTTCTGTGGTACGGTCCATTATCAGCAAAAGATATAGGTCTGACATTAGACCAACGCTCTGATACCGTCGTATCTGCTGTAATTGCAACGCTTGGCGTTATTATATTTAAGGGTAGTATAGCAGTTTCAGTTAACGGGGGACCTACCTATGATGGACCTCCATTTGACAGTGTAGCAGCAGAAGAGTTGCTTTTTCAGACGATCATGGCACCAGTAGCACAAGAGTTGCTATATACAGGAGTATTACTTTCGTTACTGATAGTTGCATTAGGGGAGCAAAAAGAAGACCAGACATTTAGTTGGAATCACGTAATTGTGTTAGCTATTGCGCTCACTGCATTTAGCCATGGTATAAGATTCGGACTTATCTATGATGGAGGATTTCAGTTCACTGTCGAATCATTTCTCTTTCCATTTATCGGGAAACTAGTGTACGCTTGGTTGCGACTCTCCACTGGTAGCTTGCTATTCCCGGTCATAGCATTTAGTCTAAGTAACTTAGCCACGTGGGCGCTCCCATATCTACTATCCTGA
- a CDS encoding SDR family NAD(P)-dependent oxidoreductase — MLSGKTAIVTGGSAGIGKAIAAEFIDQGASVVIASRTKETGKKTANELGCSFVQCDVSSYEAVESLVEQTVDEHGGLDILVNNAGIGITGTVESTTLEDWHKLMEINLNGVVYGTRVAMPHLLESSGNVLNVASVFGLVGGPQAAAYATAKGAVVNFTRTTAVDYAEEGVRVNSICPGFVTTEMTKSGLEDESFYEFVLNQTPINRIAKPEEIAEPAAFLVSEKASYITGVNLPIDGGWTTH; from the coding sequence ATGCTTTCAGGAAAAACTGCAATCGTCACCGGGGGGTCGGCTGGCATTGGAAAAGCTATTGCGGCAGAGTTTATCGATCAAGGTGCTTCCGTTGTTATCGCGAGTCGAACGAAAGAAACAGGAAAAAAGACGGCTAACGAGCTCGGCTGTTCGTTTGTTCAGTGTGATGTCTCTTCGTACGAAGCAGTGGAATCATTAGTTGAACAGACAGTGGATGAACACGGTGGATTAGACATTTTAGTAAACAACGCCGGGATAGGAATAACGGGAACCGTCGAGAGCACAACGCTCGAAGACTGGCACAAACTGATGGAAATAAACCTGAATGGGGTCGTGTATGGAACGAGGGTTGCGATGCCACATCTTCTGGAGTCCTCGGGGAATGTGCTTAATGTTGCCTCGGTGTTTGGACTTGTTGGTGGGCCTCAAGCAGCAGCGTATGCTACTGCTAAAGGCGCAGTTGTCAATTTTACCAGAACTACTGCTGTTGACTATGCGGAAGAAGGTGTTCGTGTCAACAGTATCTGTCCAGGATTTGTGACAACAGAGATGACAAAGTCGGGATTAGAAGACGAGTCATTTTATGAGTTCGTTCTCAATCAGACACCGATTAACCGGATTGCTAAGCCAGAAGAAATCGCTGAACCGGCAGCCTTCCTTGTATCAGAAAAAGCCTCCTATATCACTGGAGTTAATCTGCCAATTGACGGAGGATGGACAACCCACTGA
- a CDS encoding SHOCT domain-containing protein — translation MEYDFWPTVGIAIAAMLVAAVIPVVNILAPLIGGAVAAYISRANAHEGAKIGGIAGAIIPLALVPLALLAGFSVGAGMGGALTMAVLPYMFFVAIIGGAGALGGFLGGHYNEENHSVEPADRSRGRSPEATTSSDTEDDPVDTLKQRYARGEIDEIEFERRLENLLDDRDDDFGNTDVRDPEEYVRER, via the coding sequence ATGGAATACGACTTCTGGCCCACTGTTGGGATCGCTATTGCCGCGATGTTGGTTGCGGCCGTCATCCCGGTAGTCAACATTCTAGCCCCGCTAATCGGCGGTGCAGTTGCGGCATATATCAGCCGCGCCAACGCACATGAAGGAGCAAAGATCGGAGGAATCGCAGGTGCTATTATTCCACTTGCACTTGTCCCGCTTGCACTTCTGGCTGGATTTAGTGTAGGCGCTGGAATGGGAGGAGCACTGACGATGGCTGTCTTACCGTACATGTTTTTTGTGGCAATCATTGGCGGTGCCGGTGCCCTTGGTGGGTTTCTCGGTGGTCATTACAACGAAGAAAATCATTCTGTCGAGCCTGCTGATAGATCACGTGGCCGATCTCCGGAAGCAACCACCAGCTCCGATACAGAAGATGATCCCGTCGACACGCTCAAGCAACGATATGCTAGAGGAGAGATTGATGAAATTGAGTTTGAGCGACGCCTTGAGAATCTTCTTGATGACCGTGATGATGACTTTGGAAACACTGACGTCAGAGATCCGGAAGAATATGTACGTGAACGCTAA
- a CDS encoding ribosome biogenesis/translation initiation ATPase RLI, translated as MTTNRDSSKQDYIAVIDQDKVTEEVKDIAVKYDPLNRSGHEGFHVTEDGKLHIDDALVMAEHRLIEKKIPNDAIKIIPLPTATGELAHQYGENGFRLYNLPAPEDGSVIGLLGRNGIGKSTALQILSGNQIPNFGNTEQASSWEEAINTFRGTTLQNHLESLQNGEITTAYKPQQITNFRSEESRTVADVMSEPTLASASLLEMLDLSGLEDRQIRNLSGGELQRLAIAVTLLSEADLYIFDEPSSFLDIEQRLIVGRAIREWTASNDAAAMVVEHDLAMLDLLADSIHVVYGEPSGFGVISQRLSTREGINQFLEGRLQQENVQIRQRRIEFPAPGERSVPQEAKLLGYPTLTHQYDSFSLSVNPGEIHAGESLGIIGANALGKTTFAKLLAGAIDPQQAAIPEDVTVSYKPQYLSADNKETVQTRLRQATDITSQRFITQIRDPFELEELYDRHLDTLSGGELQRVGIALCFARDADVYVLDEPSAFLDVDRRAAFAKQIRRFARRRSKAVLVIDHDLLLINHIADRLIVFEGTSGENGVASSPQSVQSGMNQFLSSIGITFRRDERTDRPRVNKPDSKLDREQKRNNEYYST; from the coding sequence ATGACAACAAACCGAGACTCATCCAAGCAAGACTACATTGCTGTTATTGACCAAGATAAGGTAACAGAAGAAGTCAAAGATATTGCAGTGAAATATGATCCACTAAACCGATCAGGACATGAAGGATTTCATGTCACCGAAGATGGGAAATTACACATTGATGATGCACTGGTCATGGCGGAACACAGACTAATCGAGAAAAAGATCCCAAATGACGCGATAAAGATTATTCCATTACCGACCGCAACAGGAGAACTTGCACATCAGTATGGAGAAAATGGGTTTCGCTTGTACAATCTTCCTGCACCAGAAGACGGAAGCGTAATTGGGTTACTCGGCCGGAATGGGATTGGAAAAAGTACTGCATTACAAATCTTATCTGGCAACCAGATTCCGAACTTCGGGAACACAGAGCAGGCGTCCAGCTGGGAGGAAGCAATCAATACCTTTCGAGGAACCACACTGCAAAACCATCTTGAGTCACTGCAGAATGGAGAGATCACAACAGCATATAAGCCACAGCAGATCACGAACTTCCGAAGTGAAGAATCAAGAACCGTTGCAGATGTGATGTCTGAACCCACACTTGCTTCTGCTTCACTTCTTGAAATGCTTGACTTATCGGGGCTAGAAGACCGACAAATACGTAATCTGTCAGGAGGGGAATTACAGCGACTCGCTATCGCGGTGACACTACTCTCAGAGGCAGACTTATACATATTTGACGAGCCGTCATCATTCCTTGATATTGAGCAGCGGTTAATTGTTGGCCGAGCCATTCGGGAGTGGACTGCTTCGAACGATGCTGCAGCGATGGTCGTTGAGCACGACTTAGCGATGCTTGATTTACTGGCGGATAGTATTCATGTCGTTTATGGCGAACCTAGTGGATTTGGTGTAATCTCACAGCGACTGTCGACTCGAGAAGGAATTAACCAGTTTTTAGAAGGAAGATTACAGCAGGAGAACGTACAGATCCGACAGCGACGTATCGAGTTTCCAGCGCCGGGGGAAAGATCAGTTCCACAGGAGGCAAAACTACTGGGATATCCAACATTGACGCACCAATATGATTCGTTCTCATTATCAGTTAACCCCGGAGAGATCCACGCTGGGGAATCACTTGGGATCATCGGAGCAAACGCGTTAGGAAAAACAACATTTGCAAAGCTACTTGCTGGAGCTATCGATCCACAGCAGGCAGCAATTCCTGAGGACGTTACCGTATCATACAAACCGCAGTATCTATCTGCGGATAACAAAGAAACAGTACAGACACGACTTAGACAAGCCACAGACATTACATCTCAGCGATTTATTACTCAGATTCGTGACCCGTTTGAACTTGAAGAATTATATGATAGGCATCTTGATACACTATCAGGCGGAGAGCTACAACGGGTTGGCATTGCGTTGTGCTTCGCTCGAGATGCAGATGTATACGTTCTCGATGAGCCGTCAGCGTTTCTCGATGTTGACCGCCGAGCGGCATTTGCAAAGCAAATTCGACGGTTTGCACGGCGACGAAGCAAAGCTGTACTCGTTATTGACCATGATCTGCTGTTGATAAATCACATTGCTGATCGGCTTATCGTGTTTGAAGGAACATCTGGAGAAAATGGAGTCGCTAGCTCGCCACAATCTGTTCAATCAGGGATGAATCAATTCCTTTCATCGATTGGAATTACATTTCGGCGAGATGAGCGAACAGACAGACCTCGTGTTAACAAACCAGACAGTAAACTCGATAGAGAGCAGAAACGTAACAACGAGTACTATTCTACCTAA
- a CDS encoding zinc ribbon domain-containing protein has product MIKYQCHECDHLFEVDVENPYGTYEFTKCPNCGSAKTTLSDQHQ; this is encoded by the coding sequence ATGATCAAATATCAGTGCCATGAGTGCGATCATCTCTTTGAGGTTGATGTCGAAAATCCATATGGAACCTATGAGTTTACAAAGTGCCCAAACTGTGGCAGTGCAAAGACAACTCTCTCTGATCAACATCAGTGA
- a CDS encoding DEAD/DEAH box helicase family protein yields the protein MWIILAGDHQQLPPFSKTESPPATSTGLSLFEHIYTDGGVFEDIGLQLRTQYRMHRDISYFPNREFYDRSLQTGVSIQSIADREPIVGYNIGGTEQPAGTSFINSEEASLVATLVSRIRDDGIPAKEIGVITPYAAQATHIQDILADADQIDAHNSITVDTIDAFQGSERTVILISFVRSNADGEIGFLARPSDGPRRLNVAMTRAQRLCALIGDWATLREASEQAESVDHYAELFSYLRDTNRLREVDPAFLPV from the coding sequence ATGTGGATAATCTTGGCTGGTGATCATCAACAGCTCCCGCCATTCAGCAAGACAGAATCTCCACCAGCAACAAGCACCGGACTATCGCTATTTGAACACATCTATACTGACGGTGGTGTATTCGAGGATATTGGACTTCAGTTGCGAACACAATACCGCATGCACCGGGATATCTCATACTTCCCGAATCGGGAATTTTACGATCGATCGCTTCAGACAGGTGTCAGTATACAGTCTATCGCAGATCGAGAGCCAATAGTTGGGTACAACATTGGTGGTACCGAGCAGCCCGCCGGAACCTCGTTTATCAACTCTGAAGAGGCAAGCTTGGTTGCTACGCTTGTCAGCAGAATTCGTGATGATGGGATCCCAGCAAAAGAGATTGGCGTCATCACACCATATGCAGCTCAAGCGACACATATTCAAGACATATTGGCAGATGCCGATCAGATTGACGCTCACAATTCAATAACGGTAGACACGATTGATGCTTTCCAAGGAAGCGAACGGACAGTTATTCTTATTTCATTTGTCCGAAGCAATGCTGATGGGGAGATTGGCTTTCTTGCCAGACCGAGTGACGGACCACGTCGTTTAAATGTTGCAATGACCCGAGCACAGCGCCTATGTGCTCTTATCGGGGACTGGGCAACGCTGCGAGAGGCGTCGGAACAGGCTGAATCAGTGGATCACTACGCGGAACTATTCTCCTATCTCCGCGATACGAATCGACTGCGGGAGGTTGACCCGGCATTTCTCCCTGTGTAG
- the gdhB gene encoding glutamate dehydrogenase GdhB, with protein sequence MSIDSQNKVPDQGSGSAHESALQTARYQFKRAAQHLDVDEHILEQLYHPSKIHEVKVPVEMDDGSVKTYTGFRAQHTDVRGPYKGGLRYHPDTDREESAGLAMWMTWKCAVMDLPFGGAKGGIQVDPAKCSRREKERITRRFANEIHDVIGPMQDVPGPDMGTDAQTMAWFMDAYSQDKGETTPGIVTGKPTVLGGSRGRAAAPGRSVALVTRAVCEYYDQPLDRTTIAIQGYGSVGANAARLLDEWGATIVAVSDINGAAYDPDGIDPATIPSYNEEPNAVTAYASDIISNSSLFSLDVDLLIPAAVGNVITEQNADNIQADIVIEGANGPTTTGADRILEERDIAVIPDILANAGGVTVSYFEWLQNINRKPWSLEKVHEKLDEAMINAWADVCDHYDENKSMTWRDATYKLALSRVAKAHDMRGLWP encoded by the coding sequence ATGTCAATAGATTCTCAAAACAAAGTGCCTGATCAAGGTAGCGGCAGTGCTCATGAATCAGCATTGCAGACAGCACGATATCAGTTTAAGCGTGCAGCACAGCACCTTGATGTTGATGAGCATATCTTAGAGCAGTTATACCATCCATCGAAGATACATGAGGTAAAAGTCCCTGTAGAGATGGACGACGGAAGTGTGAAAACCTACACTGGCTTTCGAGCACAACATACCGACGTCCGAGGCCCGTATAAAGGAGGATTACGTTATCATCCAGATACCGATCGTGAAGAATCTGCTGGGCTTGCCATGTGGATGACCTGGAAGTGCGCCGTTATGGACCTGCCTTTCGGTGGTGCAAAAGGTGGTATACAGGTTGATCCAGCAAAATGTAGCCGGCGAGAGAAAGAACGCATTACTCGTCGGTTTGCAAATGAAATTCACGATGTAATCGGTCCAATGCAGGATGTCCCCGGACCAGACATGGGAACAGACGCACAGACGATGGCATGGTTCATGGACGCATATTCCCAAGACAAAGGAGAGACAACACCAGGAATTGTAACCGGAAAACCAACAGTGCTTGGCGGTAGCCGGGGCCGAGCAGCTGCTCCAGGAAGGAGTGTGGCACTCGTTACGCGAGCTGTCTGTGAATATTACGATCAACCACTGGATAGAACAACAATTGCTATCCAAGGATACGGCAGTGTGGGAGCCAATGCAGCCCGTCTACTTGACGAATGGGGAGCAACAATCGTTGCTGTCAGCGATATCAACGGAGCAGCGTATGATCCTGATGGGATTGATCCAGCAACGATTCCTTCATACAATGAAGAGCCAAATGCAGTAACCGCATACGCGAGTGATATCATCTCAAACAGTAGCCTGTTCAGTCTCGATGTTGATCTGCTTATTCCAGCGGCAGTGGGCAATGTGATAACAGAACAGAATGCAGACAATATTCAGGCCGATATAGTGATTGAGGGAGCAAATGGACCGACAACAACGGGGGCTGATCGTATTCTCGAGGAGCGCGACATTGCGGTGATCCCGGATATCCTTGCGAATGCTGGAGGCGTGACAGTTAGTTATTTTGAATGGTTACAAAATATCAACCGTAAACCTTGGTCACTGGAAAAAGTTCATGAAAAGCTAGATGAAGCGATGATAAACGCATGGGCCGATGTTTGTGATCATTATGATGAGAATAAATCTATGACGTGGCGGGATGCAACATACAAATTAGCCCTATCACGTGTGGCGAAAGCTCATGACATGCGGGGGCTGTGGCCATAA
- a CDS encoding rubrerythrin-like domain-containing protein: MFDIEYRQNDAVRYECFRCGHIMIAETHPGTCPKCNSPTRNQTVPLE, translated from the coding sequence ATGTTTGATATTGAGTACCGGCAAAACGATGCAGTCAGATACGAGTGCTTTCGATGTGGACACATTATGATTGCTGAAACCCATCCAGGCACCTGTCCAAAGTGCAATAGCCCAACACGAAATCAAACTGTCCCACTCGAATAG
- a CDS encoding Na+/H+ antiporter NhaC family protein, with amino-acid sequence MSDFGALSVLPPLIAVILAIVTRKAVLSLFLGVWSGAIIYTGSVGISQTFDWIIGAIADDFHAQIIVFTLLLGSGTALIWRMGGSYAVRSWALKRLDNKRKVGLATWILGIAMFFDDYANTAIVGSTMKDVSDELRISREKLSYIVDSTAAPIATLFISSWVAFQLGMIEDGYEEAGVSDPPGAVEVFIQSIPFNMYAILALVMVGIIVISGRDYGEMLTAEKRASTTGKVNRDDARPMQDVSAELGDPYADTPRLLAFVVPIVVLIVVTIGSALWTGYEPGASATDMVIEADYAIALVFGSFAMVVSSFVIGFVYDILSLDESVDTTIAGFGIMLTAVSILVLAWSIGSVVSALGTGDYIAGFAEGTVPAELLPVIVFLLAGAIAFSTGSAWSTMGIVTPIAIPVAWSLTGDHTMVAAMIGTIFSGSVFGDHSSPISDTSVMSATFTGADLIDHVRTQIYYAFTVGFVVSFLLIMWGYTEVTPLLLLPVGVVMLAVLVYVLSGYDSYRRGISPEQEYTEFSED; translated from the coding sequence ATGTCTGATTTTGGGGCACTGTCGGTCCTGCCGCCGCTTATCGCGGTGATACTTGCAATTGTTACTCGCAAAGCAGTGCTGTCTCTGTTTTTGGGTGTATGGTCAGGTGCAATCATATATACTGGAAGTGTAGGAATCAGTCAAACATTTGACTGGATAATCGGCGCTATTGCCGATGATTTCCATGCACAGATTATTGTGTTCACGCTGTTGCTTGGTTCCGGGACAGCGCTGATCTGGAGAATGGGAGGATCATATGCCGTTCGGTCATGGGCACTAAAGCGACTGGACAACAAACGAAAGGTCGGACTTGCCACATGGATCCTTGGAATTGCGATGTTTTTCGATGATTACGCGAATACAGCAATTGTCGGAAGTACAATGAAAGATGTCTCAGATGAGTTGCGCATTTCCCGTGAAAAACTATCGTATATTGTTGATTCAACAGCAGCACCGATTGCAACGTTATTTATCTCGTCATGGGTTGCGTTCCAGCTCGGGATGATTGAAGACGGATATGAGGAGGCAGGTGTTAGCGATCCTCCGGGCGCTGTAGAGGTATTCATCCAGTCAATCCCGTTCAACATGTATGCAATCCTTGCATTGGTCATGGTTGGAATCATTGTCATTTCAGGCCGTGATTATGGAGAAATGTTAACAGCAGAAAAACGGGCGTCAACAACCGGAAAAGTAAATCGAGATGATGCTCGTCCAATGCAGGATGTTTCAGCAGAGTTAGGAGATCCATACGCGGACACGCCACGGCTTCTCGCATTTGTCGTTCCAATTGTTGTGCTTATTGTTGTGACAATTGGATCAGCACTATGGACAGGATACGAACCTGGTGCATCAGCTACGGATATGGTTATTGAAGCGGACTATGCAATCGCTCTCGTCTTCGGTTCGTTTGCGATGGTCGTATCCAGCTTTGTGATTGGGTTTGTGTATGATATATTATCGCTTGATGAGAGTGTGGATACAACCATTGCCGGCTTCGGAATTATGCTTACTGCGGTGTCAATTCTTGTGCTTGCTTGGTCGATTGGAAGTGTTGTAAGTGCTCTCGGAACGGGAGACTATATTGCTGGCTTTGCAGAAGGGACGGTACCAGCGGAATTACTGCCTGTAATTGTGTTTTTGCTTGCTGGTGCTATTGCATTTTCAACTGGAAGTGCTTGGAGCACGATGGGAATCGTAACGCCGATTGCGATCCCTGTTGCATGGAGCCTAACCGGAGACCATACAATGGTCGCTGCGATGATCGGTACAATCTTCTCTGGATCTGTGTTCGGGGACCACTCTTCACCTATCTCAGACACCTCAGTGATGTCTGCTACATTTACTGGGGCAGATCTGATTGATCACGTCCGAACACAGATTTACTATGCATTTACCGTTGGTTTTGTAGTCAGTTTCCTGTTGATCATGTGGGGGTATACAGAAGTTACACCGCTTCTTTTGCTACCAGTCGGTGTAGTGATGCTTGCTGTGCTTGTTTATGTTCTCTCAGGATACGATAGTTACCGACGGGGGATCAGCCCAGAACAAGAATACACTGAATTCTCTGAAGATTAG
- a CDS encoding L-aspartate oxidase, translating into MGFLADQAGISGDTPEYTQIDIGVLIIGAGAAGARTAIELSQQGVEDLLVIGKRSHGDAHTTWARGGVNGALGTHDPEDDWTIHAADTLNEGHFINDSDKVEAVAKQMPDRLRELDEWGMEFSRTEDGNIDQRYFGAQSFRRTAFAGDHTGESMLNTLVERAQDLNVPYRENVMITKLLTDANQIYGAVGFDMDTGDFLLFNTGAIVLAAGGYSAIYNRHSSRDDENNGDGPALAYDAGASLMDMEFVQFHPTGMAVDETDSEWSQWSGRLVTEAVRGEGGRLYNANGERFMERYSPKQMELDARDVVARAIAKEIEEGRGTENGGVYLDISHKEEEFIQERLPRMYERFASLGVNLAKEPVEVAPTSHYGMGGVVVDNSGETEIDGLYAIGETMAGVHGANRLGGNSLAETLAFGTITGAHLAENEPTPGIVPSEIRQSEAKSHFNELNTLADQSGQHSVMDVYEEIQEAMWEHGGLLREGESIERGLSKLSAIEEKFGQMDIGKITSRTFEFAVDVAFMLTSAKAVLISAQERTESRGAHHRLDYTDTAPKWQQNICIQQENGGMQVDTSSVSPPSKSVQEALDAGYELDYHQLE; encoded by the coding sequence ATGGGTTTTCTAGCTGATCAAGCAGGAATTAGCGGTGACACACCCGAATACACGCAAATTGATATCGGCGTTCTTATTATTGGAGCCGGTGCAGCAGGCGCCAGAACAGCAATTGAATTATCACAACAAGGTGTTGAAGACCTCCTTGTAATTGGAAAGCGGAGTCATGGCGATGCGCATACAACGTGGGCCCGAGGAGGCGTCAACGGAGCACTCGGAACACACGATCCCGAGGATGACTGGACAATTCACGCAGCAGACACACTGAATGAAGGACATTTTATCAATGATTCAGATAAGGTCGAGGCAGTCGCAAAGCAAATGCCCGACCGACTCCGAGAGCTTGATGAGTGGGGGATGGAGTTTTCTCGGACAGAAGATGGAAATATAGATCAGCGATACTTTGGTGCTCAGTCATTTAGACGGACAGCGTTTGCAGGCGATCATACAGGCGAGTCAATGCTCAACACGCTAGTTGAGCGAGCACAGGATCTCAACGTGCCATATCGTGAGAACGTAATGATTACGAAGCTATTGACTGACGCAAATCAAATTTACGGGGCCGTCGGATTTGACATGGATACTGGTGATTTCCTTCTGTTCAACACAGGAGCTATCGTGCTTGCTGCTGGTGGATATTCAGCAATCTATAATCGACATAGCTCACGAGATGACGAGAATAACGGTGACGGACCTGCGTTAGCGTATGATGCAGGTGCCTCATTGATGGATATGGAATTTGTCCAGTTCCATCCGACTGGCATGGCAGTTGATGAAACTGATTCTGAATGGAGTCAATGGAGTGGACGACTTGTTACTGAAGCGGTACGTGGCGAAGGAGGAAGACTGTATAATGCCAATGGGGAGCGGTTTATGGAGCGATACTCACCAAAACAGATGGAACTCGATGCCCGAGATGTTGTTGCCCGAGCTATTGCTAAAGAAATTGAAGAGGGAAGAGGCACTGAAAATGGAGGTGTCTATCTCGATATCTCACACAAGGAAGAGGAATTTATTCAGGAGCGTCTTCCAAGAATGTACGAACGGTTCGCCTCATTGGGTGTTAATTTAGCTAAGGAGCCTGTCGAGGTTGCCCCAACATCCCATTATGGAATGGGGGGTGTAGTTGTCGATAATAGCGGTGAGACTGAAATCGATGGTCTCTACGCAATTGGTGAGACGATGGCAGGTGTACACGGAGCCAACCGACTTGGAGGAAATTCTCTTGCAGAAACACTTGCTTTTGGCACAATCACAGGAGCTCATCTCGCTGAAAATGAACCAACCCCCGGGATAGTACCCTCAGAGATTCGACAGTCCGAAGCGAAGTCACACTTCAATGAACTGAATACACTCGCTGATCAATCTGGACAGCATTCTGTGATGGATGTCTACGAAGAGATTCAAGAAGCGATGTGGGAACACGGCGGATTGCTCAGGGAAGGTGAATCAATTGAACGTGGACTCTCAAAGCTATCTGCAATCGAAGAGAAATTCGGACAGATGGATATTGGAAAAATAACGAGTCGAACATTTGAATTTGCTGTCGATGTCGCATTTATGCTGACAAGCGCAAAGGCGGTACTAATAAGCGCACAAGAACGAACAGAATCTCGAGGAGCACACCACCGACTCGACTACACAGATACTGCCCCTAAATGGCAGCAGAATATCTGTATCCAACAGGAAAATGGCGGAATGCAGGTAGACACATCCTCCGTGTCACCTCCAAGTAAGTCGGTACAAGAAGCGCTTGATGCTGGCTACGAACTAGACTACCATCAACTGGAGTAA
- a CDS encoding cupin domain-containing protein, with translation MVHESVLELALEMADGEREHEVIVDRDSMTVEIGKYPGDTTELRNPHTEDEIYYIIEGEGKIRVGDTVHDVKAGDMVFVERGTEHDFFDIREPITTLIVLAGKEEHSSYAIRDS, from the coding sequence ATGGTACACGAATCTGTATTGGAACTTGCATTGGAGATGGCGGATGGAGAACGTGAGCATGAGGTGATCGTTGACCGGGACTCAATGACAGTCGAGATCGGGAAGTACCCGGGAGACACTACAGAACTTCGCAATCCTCATACAGAAGACGAAATATACTACATCATAGAAGGGGAAGGGAAAATTCGAGTTGGCGACACAGTACATGACGTCAAAGCAGGAGATATGGTCTTTGTGGAGCGAGGCACTGAACACGATTTCTTTGATATCCGGGAGCCGATTACAACATTAATTGTGCTTGCAGGAAAAGAAGAACACAGTAGTTACGCGATCAGAGACTCATAA